One Tubulanus polymorphus chromosome 5, tnTubPoly1.2, whole genome shotgun sequence DNA segment encodes these proteins:
- the LOC141906252 gene encoding uncharacterized protein LOC141906252 has product MVLLKAKGRLDNASLEDCAKHPIVLHPKNAFTKLIVTDLRANPVHKNLACTMVKVRENYWVPTLRQLAKNIINECVPCNRADGRPYAKPVPAPLPEFRVQLTPPFTTTGIDFSGAVTVRKSDIVNTEQAYIGLFTCAVTRFIHLELVPVMSVPTFL; this is encoded by the coding sequence ATGGTTTTGTTAAAAGCTAAAGGGCGATTAGACAACGCTTCCTTGGAAGATTGCGCGAAGCATCCGATTGTTTTACATCCGAAGAATGCATTTACGAAGTTGATAGTAACTGATTTACGTGCGAACCCTGTACATAAAAACTTAGCGTGTACGATGGTTAAAGTTCGTGAAAATTACTGGGTCCCGACTCTTAGACAACTAGCAAAGAACATCATTAATGAATGTGTTCCGTGTAATAGGGCCGATGGAAGACCCTATGCGAAACCCGTTCCAGCACCGCTTCCGGAATTCCGAGTACAACTTACTCCACCGTTCACTACGACCGGAATCGATTTCTCGGGAGCAGTTACCGTTCGGAAATCTGATATTGTGAATACTGAGCAGGCGTACATTGGCTTATTCACGTGCGCGGTCACGAGATTTATTCACTTGGAGTTAGTCCCTGTTATGTCGGTTCCCACATTTCTGTAA